One Bosea sp. 685 DNA segment encodes these proteins:
- a CDS encoding DNA circularization N-terminal domain-containing protein, with protein sequence MALFDDIDGLLPGLMPAAWRGRQFWMINASDSVGRRIHQVLYPGLDLKTHDDTGPLDGPIRVSGLVIGDDYIAQAEALRAAFRAPGPATLLHPWRGPIRCVLFRPATIEFDVQELRVARIDAEFDPVGPNGLAAIGTSLSGLLSALVSLGSAATGLATAALSATPLAYALFSQGVAASATIIDLAEEYAGRTRRSAALLPAIVGARGAFTVATATADRATSAAQIAAIAPVLSNAFAAPFKPQPASGIGPGDAAQAIATPQPRDGAALMLTIAADLGRRLRPSEVEAVPGLAPLDMTAQASGRPPRSVIAAAEVAMLIEAVLLVSTIPFVSRQEAQGWGGQLDEGLRRAATSVAGLAGEAVSPAAALWRALGATRARLAIDLSETIGRLPSVERVTPPGQASALLLAQHLAGDDPAAVIAFANDIVTRNRLRHPATLGVGPIEVLR encoded by the coding sequence CGGTCGGCCGGCGCATCCACCAGGTGCTCTACCCCGGCCTCGACCTGAAGACGCATGACGATACCGGTCCGCTCGACGGGCCAATCCGCGTCTCCGGGCTGGTCATAGGCGACGACTATATCGCCCAGGCCGAGGCACTGCGGGCCGCCTTCCGCGCGCCGGGCCCGGCCACGCTGCTGCATCCCTGGCGCGGGCCGATCCGCTGCGTGCTGTTCCGGCCGGCGACGATCGAGTTTGACGTCCAGGAGCTGCGCGTCGCGCGCATCGATGCCGAGTTCGACCCGGTCGGACCCAATGGCCTCGCCGCGATCGGCACCAGCCTGTCGGGCCTGCTCTCGGCGCTGGTCAGCCTCGGTTCGGCCGCGACCGGCCTGGCAACGGCCGCGCTCTCGGCGACGCCGCTGGCCTATGCGCTGTTCAGCCAGGGCGTCGCGGCGAGCGCCACCATCATCGACCTCGCAGAGGAATATGCCGGGCGCACGCGCCGCTCGGCGGCGCTGCTGCCGGCGATCGTCGGCGCGCGCGGTGCTTTCACAGTGGCGACTGCGACGGCCGATAGGGCGACGTCCGCAGCCCAAATCGCGGCGATCGCTCCCGTGCTTTCAAACGCCTTTGCAGCACCTTTCAAACCCCAGCCCGCCTCCGGCATCGGTCCCGGCGACGCCGCCCAGGCGATCGCGACGCCACAGCCGCGCGACGGCGCCGCTCTGATGCTTACGATAGCCGCGGACCTTGGTCGGAGGCTGCGGCCGAGCGAGGTAGAGGCCGTGCCCGGCCTGGCGCCCCTCGACATGACCGCCCAGGCCAGCGGCCGGCCGCCGCGCTCCGTGATCGCTGCAGCCGAGGTCGCCATGCTGATCGAGGCCGTGCTCCTGGTCAGCACCATCCCCTTCGTCAGTCGGCAGGAAGCGCAAGGCTGGGGCGGCCAGCTCGACGAGGGCTTGCGCCGCGCGGCGACGAGCGTCGCAGGGCTTGCGGGCGAGGCCGTCTCCCCGGCCGCCGCCCTGTGGCGAGCGCTGGGCGCGACGCGGGCCAGGCTCGCCATCGACCTGTCGGAGACGATCGGCCGGCTGCCTTCGGTCGAGCGCGTGACGCCGCCTGGTCAGGCCTCGGCGCTGCTGCTCGCACAGCATCTCGCCGGCGACGATCCGGCCGCCGTGATTGCCTTCGCCAATGACATCGTCACCCGCAACCGGCTGCGGCACCCAGCGACGCTCGGGGTCGGCCCGATCGAGGTGCTACGCTGA